The stretch of DNA TACAGGGAGTCGGTGGCGCAGCGGTGCTGAGCATTTCCCCGGCAATCCTTCGTTCGATATTCCCAAACCGCCTGCTGGGCAGGATCCTGGGGCTTAACGCCTTTTTAATCGCCACCAGCACGGCCATTGCCCCGCTGCTTGGCGGGACGCTGCTTTCCACGCTGGGTTGGGAATGGCTTTTTGCGGTGAATATACCGTTAGGTATTGTGGCGCTCGTCCTGAGCCTGCGGGTGCTGCCTGGTGCAGCAGTTATCAATCCTAAGCCCTTCGATTATGCAGGGGCACTTCTTTCAGCTCTCCTGCTAGGCTCGCTGATCATGGCCGCCGACAGCTTTACCAAAAGTGAAGGCATAATTTCGGCAATAAATTACAGCGTCATCTCATTATTTGCCGGGGTGGCCTTTGTCTGGCGTGAGTGTCGTGCCGCACAGCCCCTGCTTCCGCTGACGCTGTTCGCCTCTTCGAGATTTTCGCTGGCGGCCATGACCTCGCTGGCTTCGTTCATCGGGCAAGGGATAACGTTTGTTGCCCTGCCGTTTTTATTCCAGAACGTTTATGGCTACAGCGCCTTTGCTTCAGCCCTGCTCTTTACGCCCTGGCCGGTCGGTATCATGCTCGCGGCGCCGCGTGCCGGGCGACTTGCCGACAAGCATTCACCGGCGCTTATCGCCACCACGGGTTTAGGCGTGTTTACGGTTGGCCTGGTGCTTTTAGCCCTGCTGCCTGCCCACGCTCAGGCATGGGACATTGGTTTACGTAGCCTGGTGTGCGGCATTGGTTTCGGCATTTTCCAGAGTCCTAATAATCGGGAAATGATGGCGAACGCCTCGCGGGAAAACAGCGGTTACGCCTCGGGCATACTGGCCATTATGCGGACTTTCGGCCAATGCCTGGGCGCGGCGATCGTAGGGGTTATCCTGGCGTTTTACGGCAACGCAATATGGCAGGAGCCGCAGGCGATTCGACTCAGCCTTTGGGTTGCTGCTGGTGCGACGCTGCTGGCCATTAGCTTAAGTGGCCTGCGCACAAGGAAGCTAAAACAGCCGGGTTTCTGAGGGACCAGGATCGCCGTTAGCTACTTTCCCTACCGTGCGATTTCAGGGTTTAAGCTATAGGTCGGGATTGTTCTGGTGGTGCCCGTCAGGCTATCGAAAACGTTGCGTTCCGCCGTGGCTATTGCCATGCCGGACTGCCTCAGAACGGAAATATCGGCCGCGATACGCTGCAGCCCAAGCCAGAACAGGCCGTCCAGGGCGTTGACCTGCAGCCCGGACTCTAGGGCAATTTTCAGCCGCTCTCTAGGGTTTCTGACCTGCAGCGCAATCTGCTGGTAAGCCGTCGCCGGGGTTCCGCCCGGCTCAATCCGGCGTATGCGGTTAGAAAAACGGTAGCGGAAGGCATCTGGCACGGCGCTAAGATCCGCCTTTATGCTGTAGACCTCACCGCGTTTATTGTCGTTAATGACCACGCTTTTCTGACTTAACTGCAGCTCATCGCGCAGCTTGTCGATTAACTGGGGCGCCCGCAGAAGCAACAGGCGAAAAGGCAGTTCAAAGCTGGTGACGTAATCCACGTTGAGCAGCGCCAGGCGCAGGCGCTGCTCCGCATCCTGAGGCTCTCTGTGGTATTCCTCCCTGACCTCTTCCCACTGCCGACTGAGGCGCGGCGTCTCTTCAATTTCCGTAAAACTGTACTTTTCAATCTGATAATCGATACGGTCGCTCATGAGGGCACCTTTTACGTTTTTAGTTTTCAGGCTAAATGTCGCAACTCATTTCAAAGCAGCGCAGAGATGCCCCGGCCAGTGCCGAAGGGTAAAGGCTTTCTTTTACGATGCTAAATCCCTGCGTCAGGTAAAAATCGCGGGCGTTCGGCGTGGCAGACAGCGTTAACGTGGTCATGCCCCGTGTTTTCGCCTCCTGCTTTATAGCGCCCATAATCTGCTTTGCCAGACCTTTGCCTGTATATGCTGGCAAGGTAAATACCGCTTCTACAGCACAATTTTCCAAATCCAGATAACCCGTCGCGACCGGCTCGCCGTTTTCATTCTCGGCCACAAAAAAAGGGTTATTAATTATCTCGTGAAGGTAACCCGCAGGCATTAGCTCCGGCGTCCAGGCCTGCAGCACATCTTCGGGATAAACATCCCGGCAGCCGAAGCGAATAGCCTCGTTTCTTATCACCCACAGCGCCTGCGCCTCATCGGGTATGGCTCGTCTGATTGTCACCGGCTGGCCTCCGAAATGCCCGGTTACTTAAAGGAAAGTAAGTCTGATGACTTCACGTAAAAAGGAATGCTACCCTTTGATGAAAATAGCATTTAATCAAGGACTGCTCGATGAAAAAAATCTCCGCCGTGTCCGTTTCGCTGGCCCTGCTTTTTAACGCCACGGCGTTTGCCGCCGACGGTAAATTGCCTGCCCCCATTGAAGCATTAGAGAAACAGGGCTTCGAAATAAAAGGGGAATTTAAAGCGCCCGGCGATCTACAGGGCTATGCGATGCAGTACCAGGGGCAAGGCACAACCGTTTATCTGACGCCGGACAAACAGCACGCCATCATGGGTAACCTGGTAGATGCCGCAGGCAAAAACCTGAGCGACGCGGAAGTCGAGAAGTTTGTCTATGCCCCGATGGCGAAAGAGATGTGGCAGAGCCTCGAAAAGCACCGCTGGATAGCCGCCGGGGATGCAAAAGCGTCGCGCATTGTTTACGTGTTTGCCGATCCGTACTGCCCGTACTGCACCCAATTCTGGGAACAGGCTCAGCCCTGGCTGAAGTCCGGTAAAGTTCAGCTGCGCGTGCTGTTAGTCGGCATGCTGCGCCCGGACAGCGGCCAGAAAGCCGCGGCGATCCTCATGTCGAAAGATCCGGCGAAAACGCTGGCCGACTATGAGAACAGCAAAGGCAAGCTGGCGCTGCAAAAGCCGGAGAAGATCGACCCGGTTATCGGGGAAGCGTTAAAAGATAACCTTACGCTGATGGATGACCTGGGCGGCAACGCCACGCCTGCCATTTACTACCTCAACGCCGAAGGTCGCCTGCAGCAGCATCAGGGCATGCCGGATGCCGAAACGCTCAACACCATTTTGGGCGATAAATAACGTCTACAGTTTTAACAGCGGTTTGCGCTGGCGGCCGGGTTCACGGAACAGCGCCAGCGCAAGCCGCCACTCCTCCAGCTTATAAACCTCTGCTTCTGGCTGCTGAGTCTCGCGCAGCAGTTGCCACAGGGAAGAAAACCAACCCTGCCATTCCTCAACCGGCGTTACCGCCAGCGTATCCCGCAGATGAAATCGCTGCGCCGTGATATGCCTTCCACGCGGAGAGAAGCCCTTACCGCTGAGCAGGCCGTAAGAAATCATTACCGCCCGGCTATTGAGGTGATCGAGCATCAAAGTGGCTAATTCGCCCCCTACCGCGTCATAAACGACATCGACCTGCCTTGCCACTTCAGCGATTGCTCTGCTGTCGCCGCTGTCCAGAGGAATGATGCCCAGCTTGAGTAGCGCCGGAAGATGATCTGGCGAACGGTAAATACCATAAACTTCTGTCGCGCCCTGTCGTTTCGCCCACTGAGCCAGCAAGCCAGCACAGGCCGAGCCAGCGGCGGTCACCAGCACTCGTTTTCCCATAACCGGCCATCTTTCCAGCATCAGCCAGGCAGCCAGCGGATTGATATAGCCTCGCGCCGCAAGCTCATCTGGAATACTGTCCGGTACAGGCACCGCCCACTGAGTCGGGCAATCAACCCAGCGCTGCCAGGTCCCTTCACCGCGCAGAGGTAACACTCGCCGGCCGATCCATTGCGCAGAGTCAGCCTGTTCGACGACGCCGACGCCTTCATAGCCGACAATCCGCGGCGGAAAAACCCGGTGACGATAGGCGCCGGTAATGGGGATCAGGTCGGAGGGATTAACCGGCGCATAGTGCATGCGCACTCGTAGCGTACCGGGAATAAACGGTGCCAGCGGAGCGTGTTCGAGGGTCAGAACCTGTTCAGGCTCACCAAACTGCCGGAACCAGAGCGCTGTGTTTTCCATACTAAAGTGCCTGCAACTGCCATATTGCGGGCACTATAGCATGCCTGAAGGGGGTTAAAAGCGACGATCAAGTGACACTGTCACTTGTTAAATCACAAGTTCCGGTAATAAATCGTGGTAGAACACGGGCTGCCGTCCGGCATCAGCGCATAGTTTGGCAGATCGCCAACGCGCTGCCAGCCCATGCCCTGATAGAAAATTTCGGCATCGCTGCCGGTGGCGGTATCCAGCACCAGAACCGACTTGCCATGGGTCGTGGCCACGGCTTCAAGATAGCCCATCAGCCGCTGAGCAATGCCTCTCCGCCGCGCCGCTCGGTGAACCAGCAGCTTGGAAACGTCCGCCCGGTGCGGCTGGTTTTCCGGCTGGCTGGTGATAAGCTGCACGGTGCCGACAATGCGCCCTTGCCCGTCTTCGGCGACAATCACCGTTCTCTCTCCCCGACTTACGCTTTGCCCGACATCGTCCCAAAAAGCAGCCGCTTTCTCCGGCGACAAAGGATGTAAAAAGCTGACCGAAGCCCCGCCTTCCACGCAGTCAATTAATACGTCCGTTAATTCTGCCGTAACGTCTGCAAACTCACAGGCCTTGAGGGAACGAATCCGATACTCGGGCACAGCGACTCCTGAATGTTAGTTTAAGTTGTCGGGACGGTTGATGTAGAAATAACAATGGGCCAGATTACTGGCTAATGCGGGCAACTACTATTAAGAAGGTATACGGAATTGTTATTACAGTTGATTTCGTGACGGTGTTCTGACGCTTCTTGCCTGACGCATGGCCTGATCGACCTCGTTGACCAGATCCTCAAGGCTGAGATGCCGTTGAGGGGCATACTCCACGCATCCCCAGTTAAAACCCAGCGCCCAGGGGTGTTCTGCCCGCTGGTTAAACGCCGAAACCTTGCCCTCAAGATGCTGCATCGCGATAAACGCGCCCTCTTCGCTGGTGCCGTTAAACAGCAGGATAAACTCATCGACGCCCTGGCGGGCTATGAGGTCGATTTCGCGGAAGGAGGACTTCATCAGTTCGGAGAAAACGATCAGCGCACGATCGCCCTGTTCATGCCCATGGCCGTCATTAATTTGCCCGAAGTGGTCAAAAACAACAAACACTACGGAAAGATGCTCCGCCCGACGATGCGCGCCGCTCGTGGCGTACTGCCCCAGAAACATAAAACCCTGACGGTTCAACAGGCCAGTCAGTTCATCGGTCATCGCGGTATTCAGCATGTCATCTCCCCGGCGCAGACAAATAACCTACTCTGCATACAGTTTAGATGAACATTTCTCAGGCCGCGTAAATACGGTTTTTACCGGCGCGCTTGGCGTTGTAAAGGGCATCATCCGCCGCTCTCAGCCACTCGACGGCATCCGGCATCTCTTTAGTCGCACAGGCAATGCCGATGCTTAGGGTACAGAAGGCGTTTTTTTCCGGCAGCACGCGAACGTTAATGGACTCCAGAAGGATCCGCTGCGCAATGCCCTCGGCTTCTTCCAGCGAAGTATTCGGCATCAGAACCACAAACTCGTCGCCGCCGAGGCGGGCCGGGGTATCGCTTGAACGCGTAACCACGCGCAGCACGTCGGACACCGCCATCAGGATTGAATCACCGACTTTATGTCCGAAACGATCGTTCACTTCTTTGAAATTGTCGATGTCGATAAACATCAGCGCCGAACTTCCGCAGGCAATCCGTAATCGCGCCAGCTCATTGCCAATTTTACGCTCCAGCAGGCGACGGTTTGCGATCCCGAGCAGAGGGTCCATCATGGCGATATTTTCCAGCTCACGGCTTTTTTGCCGCAGCTTCAGCGAGATGGAAGCGGTTAGCATGCTGAGCGCGATGGTGTAAATGGCGATAAGCGGCAGCGTGGCGTACATCGTGCGGGCAGAAACCGCCGGGTTGAACGGCATTCCGTGGCTTATCCAGGTGAGTGAAAACGCCAGCAGCATTGCCACCATCGCCCTGACCATCAGCGGTTTTCCTCCAGCGGCCAGCCTGTCGGAGACCAGAATGGTGACAATCGCCACTGAAGGCAGCGCACTTAGCGACATCATGGCAATCCAGAAGCCCCCCGCCGCCGCATCTATGACCAGATTCTGCTTTTCACCGGTGACCGGAGAGGAGGAAAAACGCGCTTTCAACAGCGCCACGTGTGGCCAGACAAAAGCGTTGACCGCTAACAGGGCGATAATCGCCAGAGAAGCCTGTTGCTCGTGCAGCACCGAAAAGATAGGCAAAAAGCACAGCAGCGTGCCCAACATCCGCATGATATACATACGATTAATGAAACGAGAGCCCTGCGTTCTGGCTTTTTTGTGAGGATCGGGTGTACTCATAAATTTCTCAGGCAAACGAACCAGCAACGACGAACTGAGCGGTAATACTACTCGATAATAAAGGATCGAAAATGAACATGCTTATTATGAATCGCTAATATGCGATGCCGGTAGCTCATCGGCATTTTGGCTGCTCGAGCTGGTCTTATTGCGTCCCTGCCGTTTCGACAGATACAGATTTTTATCTGCTTCAGGGATCAGCTGATTAAACGTTGCTTCCAGCGTGTTATTGCCCAGCGTGGCCTCAGCCAGGCCGATACTCACGGTAATAAACAGCGACCGCTGCTCGTAATGGAAGCTGCTTGCTTCAATGGTTTTTCGAATCTGCTCGGCTATCTCAAAACCCTGCTTCGGATCCCGGGTTCGGCACACCACCACAAACTCTTCCCCGCCAATACGTGCCACCATTCCCCGATTGCCCACGGTATCCAGCACCCTGGCAGCAAAAGAGGCCAACACCATATCGCCGCACTCGTGACCCCAGCTGTCGTTTATACGCTTGAAGAAATCAATATCCAGCAGCATGACGCACAGCAGCGGCTGCCCGATATCTGGCTGCTGGCGCGCGCTACGTTTGAGCGCTTCAAACAGGCCTGAGCGCGAATAAACGCCGGTCAGGTAGTCATAATCCGCCCGCAGCGACGTTTGCTTGATCAGTTGGTTAATGGCATCCACGCTGATGGAAACAATCAGCGGGCAAATGGCGATGGTGGCGATGCCCAGACGGGCGGAGAACATCTGATCCACCAGCAACAGCGGCTGCTCGGAGTGAAGATTGATCGCCGCATGGGCCACCAGCACAATTTCCACCGCCCCGGTAATCAACGTTAATAGCGCGGTGACCGGGAGCGGATAGCGTATGGCACACCAGATAAGCGCCGGCAATGGAAACGCCAGGCTGCCCGCGCCACCGATAATCATCGCCGTGAAGACGGCAATCACGACGGCAAAAAGCGGATACATGTCGGATGGCACAATGCCGGACAGCTTACGCCAGGAAGGCCAGCTTGCGGTCAGCAAGCACGGCAGCATCAGCACGCCGGTTGAAAACTGCTCGCTGACCCAGTCGGCATACAGCGGCATAAACTTTTCATGGTAATCACCACTAATACCCAGCGAGCCCACCGCGCCAAATAACGAAGATAATATGGCGGCAATCAGCGAGAAATTAAAAATATTAAACGCATTTAGCGCCCAATTGCTCTCGTCCATATTGCGTGAATAACGCAACAATAAACGCGCGGCGGTGACAATAAAGACCATATTGGAAAAGTTAATGATCGTCGACTGCCAGCCCCACTGCGTGGTGAAAGCGTCGTAAACCAACATCGCCGCATAGCAAATAAAATAGTAAACGGCTTTATTCAGCCACGGATTGCGGACAAAGATGGCCGCCAGCACCGCATTCAGCGGCCAAAATAGCGACAGATCGTTAACCAGGCGTAGCGAAGCGCCAAAAAAGTAAAACAGCGTGGTCAGAGCAAAAACACTGATGGCATTTAACAGCATTTTTTCTGGGGAAAAGAATAAAAACTTGGATCGATTAACCATGCTATCCTGGTTCATACTTATTCATCACCGCTGAAAATAAATAGCGCCATCAGGTGATTGCGAAAATAAGCATTAGCTTAGCATGTTTACCCAGCTAACAACCCCCGGGCATTGAGAGAAAGAGGAAAATTCACTCAACCTGCCAGCGCACAGCATCAACTATCAGCCATAAGCTAAATTTTTGCCACCTTCTGCAGACCACTGCATTCAGGGCAGGATTTGCGACTAACAATTCACACTTATCGCCAATGAATAATTAGCAGACTCAGGTTTAACCGATGTTTAAAGTGACTGGCTTATAGTCCCTGAACGAAGGATTTCCCGGAGTCAAAATGCGTAAAACCCCCTGGGCGGAGCGATTGCTTATCACCGCCATTATGATAGCCGTGCTGGCCACCGTTAGCCTGGTTGGCGTGCTATGGTTGCGCATACCGGGATTGTTGCTGCTGTAATGCCAGAACAGTTTAAAAAATAGAACGCCCAATGCGCTGAGAAAGAATTTCCAGCGCGGCAGTCCCCGCCAGAGAGTTACCGGAAGCGTCCAGCTCCGGGCACCACACGGCGATAGACATCTCGTTCGGCACGTTGGCGATAATACCGCCGCCCACGCCCGATTTCCCCGGCAGACCTACGCGATAAGCAAATTCACCCGCACCGTCATACATGCCGCTGGTTATCATCAGCGCATTAATTTGCCGTGCGTGCTGGGCGGAAATCACCGGCTCATCGAGATCCAATGCCCGTCCCTGATTTGCCAGGAATAAAAACGTTTTGGCTAATTCGAGGCAGCTCATTTCCAGAGAACAAAAATGGAAATAGGCTTGTAGCACCGCAATCACGTCATTTTCGAAATTGCCAAAAGACTTCATCAGCCAGGCAATAGCGGCATTTCGCGCCGAATGCTCGAATTCGGAACGCGCCACGCGCGTGTTATAGACCAGATCCTCAGCGCCGGAAAGCTGACGAACCACCTCGAGCATGCGCTGCTTAGGCGCACTGAGGCGGGTTTGCAGCATATCGCAAACGACCAGCGCACCTGCGTTAATAAACGGGTTACGGGGCTTGCCCTGCTCAAGCTCAAGCTGCAAAAGGGAATTAAAAGGCTGCCCGGAGGGCTCTTTGCCTACGCGCTGCCAGATTTCATGCTCTTCATAGCGCCCCATTGCCAGCGTCAGGCTTAGTACTTTAGAGATCGACTGAATGGAAAAGCGTTCTGTGGCATCTCCGGCGCTAAAGAATTCACCGTCAACGGTACAGATAGCAATGCCCAGCTTATTGCCGGAGACTTCTTCCAGGGCTGGAATATAGTTCGCCACTTTCCCTTTTCCCAGCAAAGGGCGAACCTGGTCGAGGATCTCTTCCAGTAACTGATTGTCTAATTGAACCGGCACCGTGCTCTCCTGAGCGATATATTTAGCGGCGCAAGTATATCAGAGCCACGGGCCGATAATAAAACGAACTCAGGCAGTCATCTGAAAGCGGGCAACGGCTTTTTCAAGGCGCTGCGATTCATCCAGCAAACGCTGAGAAGTGTTTGCCGAAGCTTTTATCAGCTGCCCCGTTTGATTCACCGCCTGATTCAGCGTGGTTATCCGCGCCGTAACATGATGCACGCTGGCCCCCTGGTCTACGGACGCGCTGGAAATTTCATTCAGCAGGCCGCTAAGACGCGTAACCAGCGCGATAACATTCTTCAACTGCGTCTCAAGTTCAGACACCGCCTCGCTGCCCTGCTCGATACCCTGCAGCGAGTTATTGATTAACGCCTGAATGTTTCTGGTCGACTGACTGCTCTGCTTAGCAAGCAGGCCCACCTCGCGAGCAACCACGGCGAAACCACGCCCCTGATTGCCCGCATGAGCGGCTTCAATCGCGGCGTTCAACGCCAGAATATTGGTCTGGAACGCCACGTTATCAATCATTGCCACGATGCCGCGCATCTCTGATGAACGGGCGACAATATCCTGCATAGACATATTTACCGTGTGCATCATCCGATCGCCCCCGGCCACCATCTCACGCGCTTCATCTGCGCGCTGGTTCGCCTGAATAGCGTACTGGCTATTTTCCTGTACGCGGGACTCCAGCTCGGTAATATGCAGCGTAACCTTCTCCAGCTCCTGCTCCTGCTGAGAAGACTGGCTGGACAACTCATTGTTACCTTCGGCAAGCTGACCGATGTTGCTCAACAACGTCGCGGACGATTCACGAACCTCCAGCACCAGTTGCTGAATGCCCTGCTGCATTTCCAGTACGCTGCCGTGTAGCTGCTTCACTTCACGGTTCACCAGTTTTCTTTCGGCGGGCAAACGGGACAAGTCACCGGCAGCCAAAACATGCAGATGCTCAATCAGGCCGCGCAGCGGACGAATCACCCAGCGGGCCACGCCCAGCCAGACGGTAATCGCCACCGCCAATAAAATGCCCAGCGCGATGATGAACAGCGTTTGCGCCTGGCTCAGGCTACCCAGTAAAGCATGGCCGGCCTGCGCGGTTTGTTTCTCACCGTCGGTCTGGTAATGCGCATACTGTTCGTTGAAGTCAGACTGAAACGCCTGAATGGGTACTTCGAAAAACGCATCGATTGAGGCATGTTTTTGCATGCCATCCAGCTGCTCTTTTAACCCGCCTGAGAACAGCTGATAGCTATTGGCCAGCGCCTCGCTGCCTTGCGGATGCAGCTGTTGCCAGGCGGCAAAGTTTTGCTGCGACACCTTCAGCGCCGCGTCAGCTTCATCTACCAGGCTATTCCAACTGCCAACGGAGCCGGTTTCTTTGTCCTGCATAAAGTAAACGCCCGCCCGGTTTAACAGGTCGCTGGTCATTAACAAAGATGTTCTGGCTTTCTCCATGACGACCTGCTGCCGATGAAGCTGATTGCTTTCAAGCACGCTCTGGCGGGTTTCATGCAGGATATTAGAAAGGGAGACGGTGGAGAGAATTTGCAGCATGGAAAAGAGTGCGATAACGCCAACCACCCCGCTCAGTAACCCAAACTCGCGAGGACGTCGGGCGAAAAGTTTGAAGGGGTTTAAACGGCGAAAAATTTGGCTTATGTTCATGATTTTCTTCAGTAACACAACGATGCGGCGAGTGTACTGAGCGAAAATGACAGAATTATTTCATTTCAATGACAAACAGGGCCACCTGCGCGGTGGCCCCCTCATAGAAAACTACCGGCGATCCTTCCACACGGTCTGAATATTACAGAACTCATGCAGGCCAAAGTGGGAAAGCTCACGGCCAAACCCACTCTTTTTCACCCCGCCAAACGCCACGCGCGGGTCGCTGGCGCTGTAGCCGTTGATGAACACGCCGCCGCACTCAAGGCGAGCCGCCATCTCCAGCGCAAGCTGCTCATTGGCGGTATAAACCGTGGCAGAAAGCCCGTAATCACTGTCGTTCGCCAGTGCAAGAGCGTGCTCGCTGTCACGGGCAACGGTAATGGCGGCTACAGGGCCAAACAGCTCCTGACGGAACGCGGTCATTTCCGGCGTGACATTGGTCAGCACGGTTGGCGCATAGTAGTTGCCCTCGCCGGGCAGCTTATCCCCGCCGGTCAACAGTTTTGCACCCTGCTTAAGTGACGTTGTCACCTGCTCGTGCAGCTCATCACGCAGATCGTAGCGCGCCATCGGCCCGATGCGGTTAGCCTCTTCCACCGGCGAACCTAACTGATAGCTTTTCAGCTCGGCAACAAAGCGGTCGGTAAAGGCTGCGGCGATCCCGGCTTCAACAATAAAGCGTTTCGCCGCCGCACAAACCTGCCCGGTATTCTGGAAACGCCCGGCCACCGCGGCCTTAACGGCTTCGTCCAGATCTGCGTCGTTGAGCACGATAAACGGATCGGAACCGCCCAGCTCCAGCACGCATTTTTTCAGCGCTGCACCCGCCTGAGCGCCAATCGCTGCCCCGGCTCTGCCGCTGCCGGTTACCGTCACGGCGGCAACACGCGGGTCGTTAATCGCCTGGCTTACCCCTTCCGGCGTGACGTTCAGCAGCTCGAACAGCGACGACGGCAGCCCGGCATCCGTGAACATCTGGCGGATAATGTCGGCGCAGCCCATCACGTTTGGCGCATGCTTCAGAATATAGCTGTTCCCGGCCAGCAGAATCGGCACAGCGCCGCGCAAAACCTGCCATAGCGGGAAGTTCCAAGGCATCACCGCCAGAATTGGCCCAAGCGGACGGTACTCGATAACCGCGTTGTTATTTTCAACCTGAGTCGTTTCCGCGCCTAACATCGCCGGGCCATGCTCTGCGTACCAGTCGCAAAGATTGGCTGACTTAGCCACTTCGGCACGCGCCTGCAAAATCGGCTTGCCCATTTCGGCGGTAATCATTTGCGCCATGGCCTCGGCATGTTTACGCACCGCAGCACCTAAATCACGCAGCTTCTGCGCTCTCTCGCTCAGCGGCGTAGCCCGCCATGCATTAAACGCCTGATGGTTGCGGGCCAGCGCGGCATCAATCTGTGCTGCGTTCTCAAAAGGATAAACCGCAATGCGCTCACCGGTGGCGGGATTGCGTGAAATGGCGTGGGTTTGCCCGGTTACTGATTGCATGGTGGTGCCTCGACAGGTGAATGAGATGTTAACAGTAGCCTTGAGGCGTAAAGTTTAAAAATGAATAATACTAAGCAAACCCTTCACGATTTGAGAAAGCTATGGATCTGACCCAGCTGGAAATGTTCAACGCCGTCGCAGAAACCGGCAGCATCAGCGCCGCCGCACAGCAGGTGCATCGCGTCCCGTCGAATCTCACGACCCGCATCAAGCAGTTGGAGGCCGACCTGGGCGTGGCGCTGTTTATCCGCGAGAACCAGCGCCTGAAGCTCTCGCCGTCCGGCCACAGTTTTCTGGCCTACAGTAAACGCATCCTGGCGCTGGTGGATGAAGCGCGAATGGTGGTATCCGGCGATGAGCCTCAGGGACCGCTCGCGCTCGGTTCGCTGGAAAGCACGGCGGCGGTACGCATTCCCGGCCTGCTGGCAAGCTTCAACCAGCGCTACCCGAAAATTCACCTTTCGCTGGCTACCGGCCCCTCAGGTGACCAGATTGACGGCGTACTCGAAGGCCGGCTTTCTGCCGCCTTTGTTGACGGCCCGGTGCTGCATCCTTCCCTTGAGGGCGTGGCGGTGTATCGCGAAGAGATGACCATCGTCGCGCCTGCAGACCATGCCCCGATTCACAGCGGCGCGGACGTTAACGGCGCGAGTATTTATGCCTTTCGGGCCAACTGCTCTTACCGCCGCCATTTTGAAAGCTGGTTCCACGACAGCCAGGCCATGCCGGGCAAGATCCATGAAATGGAGTCTTACCACGGGATGCTGGCCTGCGTTATTGCCGGGGCGGGGCTGGCGCTGATGCCAAGAAGTATGCTGGAGAGTATGCCGGGTAGCCATCAGGTGAGTACCTGGCCGCTGCCGGAGGATAAGCGTTATCTGGATACCTGGCTGCTGTGGCGCAGAGACGCCAAAACCCGCCAGCTTGAAGCCTTTATTTCCCTGCTGGAATAGCTCCCGCGGGCGGGGGCAAACGCCATCAGCCCTTTTTAACGGTGATGCTCCAGCTGGCATCAATGTACAAAGGCTAGCATGGACGGGTTCAACAATAATCGCGCCTGATCAGCTAGCCTTTATGAGCTGAATTCATCAATCCCGGATAACTATAATCATGAATAGCTATGCTGGAATATTCTAACGCAGCAGCACTTTACCAATCAGATAGGTGACCGCTTTGCCGCCGATCAGCACACGCTCGCCTTTATACTGGCAG from Cedecea neteri encodes:
- a CDS encoding MFS transporter, encoding MELFSTQPGDEGLPGRQRLMAMLAVMTTVTMAVFDGSMVNIALPTIAKALGVSASDAVWVANGYLLAAAMTLAIFAALATRLGFRQIFVFGLGLFTLASAGCALSSSLDMLVIMRILQGVGGAAVLSISPAILRSIFPNRLLGRILGLNAFLIATSTAIAPLLGGTLLSTLGWEWLFAVNIPLGIVALVLSLRVLPGAAVINPKPFDYAGALLSALLLGSLIMAADSFTKSEGIISAINYSVISLFAGVAFVWRECRAAQPLLPLTLFASSRFSLAAMTSLASFIGQGITFVALPFLFQNVYGYSAFASALLFTPWPVGIMLAAPRAGRLADKHSPALIATTGLGVFTVGLVLLALLPAHAQAWDIGLRSLVCGIGFGIFQSPNNREMMANASRENSGYASGILAIMRTFGQCLGAAIVGVILAFYGNAIWQEPQAIRLSLWVAAGATLLAISLSGLRTRKLKQPGF
- a CDS encoding GNAT family N-acetyltransferase, encoding MTIRRAIPDEAQALWVIRNEAIRFGCRDVYPEDVLQAWTPELMPAGYLHEIINNPFFVAENENGEPVATGYLDLENCAVEAVFTLPAYTGKGLAKQIMGAIKQEAKTRGMTTLTLSATPNARDFYLTQGFSIVKESLYPSALAGASLRCFEMSCDI
- the dsbG gene encoding thiol:disulfide interchange protein DsbG — protein: MKKISAVSVSLALLFNATAFAADGKLPAPIEALEKQGFEIKGEFKAPGDLQGYAMQYQGQGTTVYLTPDKQHAIMGNLVDAAGKNLSDAEVEKFVYAPMAKEMWQSLEKHRWIAAGDAKASRIVYVFADPYCPYCTQFWEQAQPWLKSGKVQLRVLLVGMLRPDSGQKAAAILMSKDPAKTLADYENSKGKLALQKPEKIDPVIGEALKDNLTLMDDLGGNATPAIYYLNAEGRLQQHQGMPDAETLNTILGDK
- a CDS encoding zinc-dependent alcohol dehydrogenase family protein; the encoded protein is MENTALWFRQFGEPEQVLTLEHAPLAPFIPGTLRVRMHYAPVNPSDLIPITGAYRHRVFPPRIVGYEGVGVVEQADSAQWIGRRVLPLRGEGTWQRWVDCPTQWAVPVPDSIPDELAARGYINPLAAWLMLERWPVMGKRVLVTAAGSACAGLLAQWAKRQGATEVYGIYRSPDHLPALLKLGIIPLDSGDSRAIAEVARQVDVVYDAVGGELATLMLDHLNSRAVMISYGLLSGKGFSPRGRHITAQRFHLRDTLAVTPVEEWQGWFSSLWQLLRETQQPEAEVYKLEEWRLALALFREPGRQRKPLLKL
- a CDS encoding GNAT family N-acetyltransferase yields the protein MPEYRIRSLKACEFADVTAELTDVLIDCVEGGASVSFLHPLSPEKAAAFWDDVGQSVSRGERTVIVAEDGQGRIVGTVQLITSQPENQPHRADVSKLLVHRAARRRGIAQRLMGYLEAVATTHGKSVLVLDTATGSDAEIFYQGMGWQRVGDLPNYALMPDGSPCSTTIYYRNL
- a CDS encoding GGDEF domain-containing protein, with the translated sequence MLNTAMTDELTGLLNRQGFMFLGQYATSGAHRRAEHLSVVFVVFDHFGQINDGHGHEQGDRALIVFSELMKSSFREIDLIARQGVDEFILLFNGTSEEGAFIAMQHLEGKVSAFNQRAEHPWALGFNWGCVEYAPQRHLSLEDLVNEVDQAMRQARSVRTPSRNQL
- a CDS encoding diguanylate cyclase, which codes for MSTPDPHKKARTQGSRFINRMYIMRMLGTLLCFLPIFSVLHEQQASLAIIALLAVNAFVWPHVALLKARFSSSPVTGEKQNLVIDAAAGGFWIAMMSLSALPSVAIVTILVSDRLAAGGKPLMVRAMVAMLLAFSLTWISHGMPFNPAVSARTMYATLPLIAIYTIALSMLTASISLKLRQKSRELENIAMMDPLLGIANRRLLERKIGNELARLRIACGSSALMFIDIDNFKEVNDRFGHKVGDSILMAVSDVLRVVTRSSDTPARLGGDEFVVLMPNTSLEEAEGIAQRILLESINVRVLPEKNAFCTLSIGIACATKEMPDAVEWLRAADDALYNAKRAGKNRIYAA